The following are encoded together in the Daucus carota subsp. sativus chromosome 5, DH1 v3.0, whole genome shotgun sequence genome:
- the LOC108220384 gene encoding uncharacterized protein LOC108220384, protein MAMDLCKDNSSPLGIMSPRISFSHDLSPSDIINFPVEQSLLRSISSSSPEFDFGNHHNFNQHSVSAEDIFLDGKLLPTDKPKNPKPQLAPMPPSSSHKHDAVLKTEKKCSESQTSNETPGCSDIQADDQKKKSKSFWQFKRSSSLNSGNSYARGLCPIPLLSRSNSAGSATSSKRSSSSKESHNLHKQHAQKSSSVSSSSTKLLSSTNHQKPPLKKNGYGLNSSYGSSTSHGNGVRINPVLNVPSANLFGLGSIFSTSSHKQDRNKKF, encoded by the coding sequence ATGGCTATGGATCTTTGCAAGGATAATTCAAGCCCTCTAGGCATCATGAGCCCTCGTATATCATTCTCACACGATCTTTCTCCATCCGACATTATTAATTTTCCAGTTGAACAAAGCCTTCTTCGATCAATCTCATCCTCCAGTCCCGAATTTGATTTCGGTAATCATCATAATTTCAACCAACACTCTGTCTCCGCTGAAGACATTTTTCTTGATGGAAAATTGCTTCCAACCGATAAGCCCAAAAACCCGAAACCGCAACTGGCACCTATGCCACCATCATCCAGTCATAAACATGATGCGGTGCTTAAAACTGAGAAAAAATGTTCAGAAAGTCAAACGTCAAATGAAACTCCAGGCTGTTCTGATATTCAGGCAGATGATCAGAAGAAAAAATCAAAGTCATTTTGGCAATTCAAGCGGAGTAGTAGTCTGAATAGTGGCAATAGCTATGCAAGAGGCTTATGTCCGATACCGCTATTATCGCGTAGCAACTCAGCCGGTTCAGCAACTAGTTCAAAACGCTCATCATCGTCGAAAGAGAGTCATAATCTTCACAAGCAGCACGCACAAAAGAGTTCATCAGTCTCATCATCCTCTACAAAATTGTTATCTTCAACGAACCACCAAAAGCCTCCGTTAAAGAAGAATGGCTATGGTCTGAACAGTAGTTACGGATCGTCGACGTCGCATGGGAATGGAGTCAGAATCAATCCGGTGCTGAATGTTCCTTCTGCAAATTTGTTTGGTTTAGGTTCAATTTTCTCTACTAGTAGTCACAAGCAGGACAGgaacaaaaaattttaa